The Carcharodon carcharias isolate sCarCar2 chromosome 15, sCarCar2.pri, whole genome shotgun sequence genome includes a window with the following:
- the b3gnt7l gene encoding UDP-GlcNAc:betaGal beta-1,3-N-acetylglucosaminyltransferase 7, like, whose amino-acid sequence MDYIFRKRKLLKTLLSLSLLFAALALLQKLKLGDGVSPALGPRGQAAGGRGGRQLEAAGWLEAESSFYRSAANGNGSVGAPASEETAAAAGPGGAGGSANLSSPAPAWEVTVTKCSPNGSVRSLAWFSGLDSRFQQYVLYRHCRYFPLLLNHPEKCSGPGPPHLLIVVKSVVEQHDRRAAVRKTWGRERILGGRSIRTVFLLGTPAAGKDRRNLQKLLEFEDRLFGDILQWDFMDTFFNLTLKEVNFLKWFDIYCRRTQFIFKGDDDVFVNTENLLEFLSSQSEGPRRDSLFVGDIISRALPIRNHQSKYFIPKQLHDQPYPPYAGGGGFLMASALARRLLAASEDIQLYPIDDVYLGMCLQKVGVEPQLHYAFRTFGIVKRRVSPMNSDPCFYKNLVVIHKLSPEGLLQMWDTVHNTTLICAKKFFVNLNE is encoded by the coding sequence ATGGACTACATCTTCCGTAAGAGGAAACTCCTCAAGACGCTGCTGAGCCTCTCGCTGCTCTTTGCCGCTCTGGCCCTGCTCCAGAAGCTCAAACTGGGGGACGGGGTGAGCCCAGCCCTGGGGCCCCGGGGGCAGGCGGCCGGCGGAAGAGGCGGGAGGCAGCTGGAGGCGGCGGGCTGGCTGGAAGCCGAGAGCAGCTTCTATCGGAGCGCGGCTAACGGTAATGGCAGCGTCGGAGCTCCGGCCTCGGAGGAGACGGCGGCGGCGGCGGGCCCGGGGGGAGCCGGAGGCTCGGCTAACCTCAGCAGCCCGGCCCCGGCCTGGGAGGTGACGGTGACCAAGTGCAGCCCGAACGGCTCGGTGCGGAGCCTGGCCTGGTTCTCGGGGCTGGACAGCCGCTTCCAGCAGTACGTCCTGTACCGGCACTGCCGCTACTTCCCGCTGCTGCTCAACCACCCGGAAAAATGCTCGGGGCCCGGCCCGCCTCACCTGCTCATCGTCGTCAAGTCGGTCGTCGAGCAGCACGACCGGCGGGCGGCCGTCAGGAAAACCTGGGGCCGCGAGCGCATCCTGGGCGGCCGCAGCATCAGGACCGTTTTCCTGCTGGGCACGCCGGCCGCCGGCAAGGACCGGAGGAACCTGCAGAAGCTTCTGGAATTCGAGGACCGACTCTTCGGCGACATCCTGCAGTGGGACTTCATGGACACTTTCTTCAACCTGACCCTCAAGGAGGTGAATTTCCTCAAGTGGTTCGACATTTACTGCCGCCGGACCCAGTTCATCTTCAAGGGCGACGACGACGTCTTCGTCAACACGGAGAACCTTCTGGAATTCCTCTCCTCGCAGAGCGAGGGGCCGCGGCGCGATAGCCTCTTCGTGGGCGACATCATCTCGCGGGCGCTGCCCATCCGCAACCACCAGAGCAAGTACTTCATCCCCAAGCAGCTGCACGACCAGCCGTACCCGCCCTACGCCGGCGGCGGCGGCTTCCTCATGGCCTCGGCCCTGGCCCGCCGGCTGCTGGCCGCCTCCGAGGACATCCAGCTCTACCCCATCGACGACGTCTACCTGGGCATGTGCCTGCAGAAGGTGGGTGTCGAGCCGCAGTTGCACTATGCCTTCAGGACGTTTGGTATAGTAAAGCGCCGGGTCAGCCCCATGAACAGCGACCCTTGCTTCTACAAAAACCTGGTGGTCATCCACAAGCTCAGCCCCGAGGGGCTGCTCCAGATGTGGGACACTGTCCACAACACTACTCTCATTTGTGCCAAGAAATTTTTCGTCAATTTAAACGAGTAA